The genomic interval AGGCACCATTACTGGGCTTTGATGGAGGATCTCAAGTCCAAGCACAGAGAATACTATTGGACCTACGGTAAGAGTCCCTTCAAGGAAGACGAGCCCCTCCCTCCTAATGGTACGGATGGAATCGGAGAGAACGGGAAGCTAGGGTTGGCTTCTGCCACCGGAGTTGGGGATGACATTAAAAGGTGCCAAGTGGCTGGCTGTAAAAACAGGCCTATGGCCTTGACAAAGTTCTGCCATGCCCATATACTCTCCGATCCCCAACAGAAGCTATACAAGGGTTGCACATATGTCATCAAGAGGTATTTCTAATTtctattgttttttgttttttgatttattttttattgatacAGTATTTTTTGGTAGTTGCCGTGTGGGGAGGGAGAAAAAGACTAGTTTTCTTTCCATGAAATTTATTGGTTTTGGTTGTTGGTAAGAGTTTGAAATCTTCTAAGGGATTTTACAGCTGAAATAGATTTCTTGTTAGAGATTAGCAATGAAGATTTAATCCTTTTTCAAGATGTCAAGAACTTAGTTGATATTATGATTTGATTCACTATCTTTCGTCGTTGCCATGTGAGGGGTAAAAATGAAAGGATTTTACCACTGAAATGAATTTCTTAGAGACTAGTAATGAAGCTTTAATCTATTCAAAATGTCAAGAACTTAGTTGAGATAATGCTTTGTTATGAGTTAGGAAGTTTTCGGAGTGATGTTCTGTATGCTATGACTTAGAATTAATGAATTGAGATGGATAGGTGTGTTTGTTGGTATTCTTTTATATGAAGGAAATGTTTGGTTTGAGTCACATCATACATGAAAAGCACACTGATGGAGAGTAGTAAGTTGAATATAAAAGTACAAACACCTCGCGAGGTAGCAGAATATTTATGTAATGTGAGAGGGGATCTTTTTTGAATAAATCATATCAGTTAGTGTTACTTAAATTCCAATGGAGTATGTTTGGGGACTTCATGAGAGATAAATGGTGTTATTTGTTGCACTAAGTTACGGTTAGTTTGTATGTTATGAAACTCAGGTGTTGACTTTTTATCTATCTAGAGATACTAGACTGAATTTACCCTGCATTTAATAGTTTACTTTGTTTGAATGATTATCTCTCAAGTTCTACTAGTTCAATCACATTATTATTCCTTCTCACGTTCTCTCCAAATCTAATAGTGATGATCATGATCATCATGAATCTGGCAGTAATCCCATTTCCAAAAACTATTGTTCTCTTAAGTAGAGGACGAATGATTATCATtaggatgatgatgatgttgagGCTTAGTTGTCAGATGCTGCCTACTAATATTACTAATAATGCTGATGATGAGGAGGAGGAGGTTGCTGtcaataataagaagaagaagaagaagaagaagaagaagaagaagaaaccttTTGAAAAGTGATGAGGTCGAGGTTTTAAAACGTCCTAAAAAGTTTTGTGCAAAGAACATTTGTCATGCCACTAAAGTggacatgacaaagttttaCGCATGTGCTAGAAGAAAGATGAGTTATCTTGAGTTCAACTAGACCCAACTGGCAGATGCAGGTTGAAAATAACTTATTGACCAAGTACTTTTTATCTGCCAGTTGTGTAAGAATTTTTCAACCTGCGCACCTTATCTGCCAGTTGGGTCTTATTGAACTCATGATTGCTATCTTTCTTCTAGCATATGCGTAAAATTTTGTCATGTCTACTTTAGTGGCATGgaaattcttctttacacaATACCTTTTAAGACGTTTCAAAATCTCAACTTCAACCTCGTCATCCTTACTCCAAATCCTTTCAAAAggtatcttcttcttcttattattattattaacagcAGCCTCCTcatcagcagcagcagcagcattATTAGTAATACTGTTAATGGCAGCATCTGACGTCGCAGCctcaacatcatcatcatcctgATCATGATCATTTGCCCTCCTCTTaaaagagaagagagttttTGGAAATGGATACTGTCAGATTCACGATCATTATTAGATTTGGAGAGAGCAGGAGAAGGAATAGGAATAATAACATGATCATTAACCTTTTGGGTAAGGTTTGCTGATTATTtagtaaataaaaattttgtattgtCCAGTATGCAGTCAGGCCCTCTGCTGTGTTGTAAACCAATACTGAGATCCACAGTACCTTCTCTGTGTCCAACTCATTTTCAGAAGGGTGAAAAGTGTCTCATACGGGACCTAAGAAAGGCTGGTCTAAATATCTCTTCATTAAATAACCTTGCCCCGAAACTCCATGTCGTAGTCGCTGAATTCGTatctcaaatccaatccaaaagGAGAGCCTTACGAAAGGCTAGTGTCGCTAAGGTGGAGCCAAAATAGAGCGGAGCTGACCAATTTCTTAAGCTCCTTATGCCCTTTGATACTCTGCTGAATACATAATTAGTGGAAGGGGGACTCAATTTTGATAGGACGATAGACTTTTGCCCAAGAAAGAAGACATTTGTGCATACCTAAGATAAGAAAGACTCGGGAGACTTCATTTTCTTCACAACAACCTCGCCCATGAGCTTTTATCCTAACAACAATAATGTAAATTGGTTATTTTACTTTAAAGTCTTGATGATTTTATTGTTGTAATTAAATCACAAAATACTCGAAATTTCCtcaatgtttattattattattattattatttattatgtatgtAACCGTTGTGCATGATTGTGTGAAGTTACAAGGTGTATAATAGCTTCATCCAGATAATTACCAAGTATATTTAGACCATTTCGACTGTATGAGAATCTGCTTAGCTTCCTTTCTGTTTATTATTCTATTATGGTTAGGATTATCAAAAGTATACACCAGAACGGATTAACTTAATGAGTAAGTAATTGAAATGACTCCATttcagaaaaaagaaaaaattgacaTTACTCGTAACaacaataaaatccatttcacacattgcaattttttttgggaaatttgaaattctataCTTACAATACCTTAAAATTTTATCCCTAAATGCatagttattaaaattggtcatatatgaccacattcctaatttcttaaaaataccaCTGACATTTGAAATCCCTAATCTcatcttcctctctctcaacaCACTCTCGGCTCAACCCACCCGATCCCAACCCCAACCCCAGTCGACCCACGGTGACGTTGACGGCGGCTCAATCGACCCACGGTGACGGACGCAGTGGACGCACGATGACCGACCCAGTCGACGACGCAGATTTTTTCGACCCACAGTGGATCCACGCCGACGCCTAACCGAGATGTCGAAGgtatgtttaaattttttttgtatttttttttagatagtGTTAAAGatttattatgtttgtgatTTTGTTTGGGATTGTTTGTGAAACCTACTATTagatttaagaaaatttttgtGGAATTTTTGGTGGATTCGGATCTGAGAAACCATTGGGGAAGAAGGGGGTCCGACGGGTTGGGTTCGATGGATCCGACgggttgggtccgatgggttGGGTGCGATAGTTCGATTCATGGAGGTCCGATTGGACCGATAGGGCCCGATGGCTACCATATTGGGCCAATCGAACCCATCGGACCCGAggggtttttttttattctgtCGTACGCGGTGGAGATCGTCGGGTCGTAGGCGGTGGTGAGGGGGTGACGGTGCGGTGGTGTGTTAGGGTTTGAATGGTGAGGGTTCGGTTAGGTTGAGAGAAAAGCTAGAGAgatagaggaagagagagagttgggGTGTTAGTTATGTGAGGGTTATTCTTGGGTTTTTCATAAAAGtgtcatatattttttattttgaaatgtattggtttaGGTATAAAATATTAGGATTTTTAATGTatagtttttcaatttttttttttacctattttaGCTATTTATTGGTCGGAGAGGTCCAAGTTAGAATCTTTATCCtctatgtaaaataaaataatattatttagtcaaattattaaaatatttaattattaaacataattggtatttttatttagttctttccctttatttttcctCACAAATCAAACTATTACATTGAGTGtgtttgaaaaattagtatgtAATTGAAATTGAGTGTAATTAGTGATGGAAATTTGACTCGTGGGAACGGGTACTCATGTCGAATGGAGCAGAGCTTACTTGCCTTAATGAATAATAGAACGGGTGTGGGGTGTTTATATACCTGAAACGGATTTGGGGCAGGTCAGGGAGGGGTGATACTACTCATCCTATATTCGACCAAAATatatagtttttaaagttttcatacaattttctaattattatgtattaaatttatTAGTTATACTTACAAAGTTGATTATTATTCTTTCTTAATTCACTGTGTAATAAAAGCTTTTTAATGGATAGAA from Cannabis sativa cultivar Pink pepper isolate KNU-18-1 chromosome 4, ASM2916894v1, whole genome shotgun sequence carries:
- the LOC133037315 gene encoding uncharacterized protein LOC133037315 — encoded protein: MADCFDSPPSPSPTSPMNIDGSDRDSALSNSEWLTQREVIERRARRVKQLARLYRHHYWALMEDLKSKHREYYWTYGKSPFKEDEPLPPNGTDGIGENGKLGLASATGVGDDIKRCQVAGCKNRPMALTKFCHAHILSDPQQKLYKGCTYVIKSMQSGPLLCCKPILRSTVPSLCPTHFQKGEKCLIRDLRKAGLNISSLNNLAPKLHVVVAEFVSQIQSKRRALRKASVAKVEPK